The Rhizobium sp. BT03 genome has a window encoding:
- the nuoH gene encoding NADH-quinone oxidoreductase subunit NuoH yields the protein MDSFFSTYVLPAIIMIGQSLLLLVCLLVFIAYVLLADRKIWAAVQLRRGPNVVGPFGLFQSFADLLKFVFKEPIIPAGANKAVFLLAPLVTVLLALSTWAVVPLADGWVIANINVGILYIFAISSLEVYGIIMGGWASNSKYPFLGALRSAAQMVSYEVSIGFVIVTVLLCVGSLNLTDIVNAQHTGLGTMLGLPASFLDWHWLSLFPMFIIFFISALAETNRPPFDLPEAESELVAGFMVEYGSSPYMMFMLGEYAAVCLMCSLTTILFLGGWLPPVDIWILNWVPGIIWFMLKACFVFFMFAMVKAFVPRYRYDQLMRLGWKVFLPLSLAMVIIVAFVLKLMGWA from the coding sequence ATGGATTCTTTCTTTTCGACCTATGTCTTGCCGGCGATCATCATGATCGGTCAGTCGCTGCTGCTGCTGGTTTGCCTGCTCGTCTTCATTGCCTATGTACTGCTCGCCGACCGCAAGATCTGGGCGGCCGTGCAGCTGCGCCGCGGCCCCAACGTCGTCGGCCCCTTCGGCCTGTTCCAGTCCTTCGCCGACCTTTTGAAGTTCGTCTTCAAGGAGCCGATCATTCCGGCCGGCGCCAACAAGGCGGTGTTCCTGCTGGCCCCGCTGGTAACGGTGCTGCTGGCACTGTCCACCTGGGCGGTCGTGCCGCTCGCCGATGGATGGGTGATTGCCAACATCAATGTCGGCATCCTCTACATCTTCGCGATCTCCTCGCTCGAAGTTTACGGCATCATCATGGGCGGCTGGGCTTCGAATTCGAAGTATCCGTTCCTCGGCGCGCTACGCTCGGCCGCGCAGATGGTGTCCTATGAAGTCTCGATCGGCTTCGTCATCGTCACCGTGCTTCTCTGCGTCGGCTCGCTGAACCTGACCGATATCGTCAATGCGCAGCATACCGGCCTCGGCACCATGCTCGGCCTGCCGGCGTCGTTCCTCGACTGGCACTGGCTGTCGCTCTTCCCGATGTTCATCATCTTCTTCATTTCGGCGCTGGCCGAAACGAACCGCCCGCCCTTCGACCTTCCGGAAGCCGAATCGGAACTGGTTGCCGGCTTCATGGTCGAATACGGCTCTTCGCCATACATGATGTTCATGCTCGGCGAATATGCGGCCGTCTGCCTGATGTGCTCGCTGACGACGATCCTGTTCTTGGGCGGCTGGCTGCCTCCGGTCGACATCTGGATCCTCAACTGGGTCCCGGGCATCATCTGGTTCATGCTGAAGGCCTGCTTCGTGTTCTTCATGTTCGCGATGGTCAAGGCTTTCGTCCCGCGCTACCGCTACGACCAGCTCATGCGCCTCGGCTGGAAGGTCTTCCTGCCGCTGTCGCTCGCCATGGTCATCATCGTTGCATTCGTGCTGAAGCTGATGGGATGGGCTTGA
- a CDS encoding 5' DNA nuclease — MADKASKSGQKEDVADFAAGFGRLAAEMLENARAMPVHPLMAHPAAAFAAATAIGFGFSTQMAGAFFGAFQSALETTGKVAAALDDTPPDALAPDVEIRPENIRPAVKVVTKPAAANRPAAETKPDVEKTARPKLTVVTPVSAPVPASQPKPAVKAKPVARAAKADDLKLIAGIGPKLEQVLNAKGIRSFAEIAGWSAEDIARLDAELGFNGRIGRDDWTGQAKVLAGRARRKK, encoded by the coding sequence ATGGCGGACAAGGCATCGAAGAGTGGACAGAAGGAAGACGTCGCCGATTTCGCGGCCGGCTTCGGCCGTCTTGCCGCCGAGATGCTGGAAAATGCACGGGCGATGCCGGTGCATCCGCTGATGGCGCATCCGGCCGCCGCCTTTGCCGCCGCAACCGCGATCGGCTTCGGTTTCTCGACGCAGATGGCGGGCGCCTTCTTCGGCGCCTTCCAGAGCGCACTGGAAACCACCGGCAAGGTCGCTGCCGCCCTCGATGACACGCCGCCGGATGCGCTGGCGCCCGACGTCGAGATCCGGCCGGAGAATATTCGCCCTGCCGTCAAGGTTGTCACCAAACCGGCGGCCGCGAACCGGCCGGCGGCGGAGACCAAGCCTGACGTCGAGAAGACGGCAAGGCCGAAACTGACTGTGGTAACACCGGTCAGCGCACCGGTACCGGCAAGCCAGCCGAAGCCCGCCGTCAAGGCAAAACCGGTTGCGCGGGCTGCAAAGGCCGACGATCTGAAGCTGATCGCCGGCATCGGCCCCAAGCTGGAGCAGGTGCTGAACGCCAAGGGCATTCGCAGCTTCGCCGAGATTGCCGGCTGGAGCGCCGAGGACATTGCCCGGCTCGACGCCGAGCTTGGCTTCAACGGCCGCATCGGCCGTGACGACTGGACCGGTCAGGCGAAAGTTCTGGCCGGGCGGGCGCGCCGAAAGAAATGA
- the nuoI gene encoding NADH-quinone oxidoreductase subunit NuoI → MASLSGSISSLFLKEFVGAFFLSMRYFFRQKATINYPFEKGPVSPRFRGEHALRRYPNGEERCIACKLCEAICPAQAITIEAGPRRNDGTRRTVRYDIDMVKCIYCGFCQEACPVDAIVEGPNFEFATETREELYFDKARLLDNGDRWEREIARNIAIDSPYR, encoded by the coding sequence ATGGCAAGCTTGTCCGGCTCCATCAGCTCGCTGTTTCTCAAGGAATTCGTCGGCGCGTTCTTTCTGTCGATGCGCTATTTCTTCCGCCAGAAGGCGACGATCAACTACCCCTTCGAAAAGGGCCCGGTTTCCCCGCGTTTCCGCGGTGAGCATGCGCTGCGCCGTTATCCGAACGGCGAGGAGCGCTGCATCGCCTGCAAACTCTGCGAGGCGATCTGTCCCGCCCAGGCCATCACCATCGAGGCCGGTCCGCGCCGCAACGACGGCACGCGCCGCACGGTGCGCTACGACATCGACATGGTGAAGTGCATCTATTGCGGCTTCTGCCAGGAAGCCTGCCCGGTCGACGCGATCGTCGAAGGCCCGAATTTCGAATTTGCGACGGAAACCCGCGAAGAGCTCTATTTCGACAAGGCGCGCCTTCTCGACAACGGCGACCGGTGGGAGCGCGAAATCGCCCGCAACATCGCGATCGATTCGCCGTACCGCTGA
- a CDS encoding NADH-quinone oxidoreductase subunit M produces the protein MTDWPILSTVTFLPLVGVVLLLLMNGESETGRKNVLWISLITTVFTFIVSLFIWIGFDNANPGFQMVEKHDWLGTGIGYHVGTDGISMLFIILSTFLMPFCVLASWLSIEKRLKEYMIAFLILETMMVGVFVSLDIVLFYVFFEAGLIPMFLIIGVWGGKDRVYASYKFFLYTLLGSVLMLLAIMAMYWQAGTTDITALLAYKFPPALQTWLWLAFFASFAVKMPMWPVHTWLPDAHVQAPTAGSVILAGVLLKLGGYGLIRFSLGMFPVASDYFAPFVFALSVIAIIYTSLVAMMQDDIKKLIAYSSVAHMGYVTMGIFAANMQGVQGSIFQMLSHGIVSGALFLCVGVVYDRTHTREINAYGGLVNNMPKYAVAMMVFTMANVGLPGTSGFIGEFLTLMGVFRVNTWVALFAATGVILSAAYALWLYRRVIFGALEKEKLKALLDLSPREQLILYPLVALTILFGVYPAPVFDATAASVDLLVNNYTAAVHAAQNVALSMN, from the coding sequence ATGACCGATTGGCCTATTCTTTCAACGGTCACCTTCCTGCCGCTCGTCGGCGTGGTGCTCCTGCTGCTGATGAACGGCGAGAGCGAAACCGGCCGGAAGAACGTGCTGTGGATCTCACTGATCACCACCGTCTTCACCTTCATCGTCTCGCTCTTCATCTGGATCGGCTTCGACAATGCCAATCCGGGCTTCCAGATGGTCGAGAAGCATGACTGGCTCGGCACCGGCATCGGCTATCATGTCGGCACTGACGGCATCTCCATGCTGTTCATCATTCTGTCGACCTTCCTCATGCCCTTCTGCGTGCTGGCGAGCTGGCTCTCGATCGAGAAGCGCCTGAAGGAATATATGATCGCTTTCCTCATCCTGGAAACGATGATGGTCGGCGTCTTCGTTTCGCTCGATATCGTGCTCTTCTACGTCTTCTTCGAGGCGGGCCTCATTCCGATGTTCCTGATCATCGGCGTCTGGGGTGGCAAGGACCGCGTCTATGCGAGCTACAAGTTCTTCCTCTATACGCTGCTCGGCTCGGTGCTGATGCTGCTCGCCATCATGGCAATGTACTGGCAGGCCGGCACGACTGACATTACCGCGCTGCTCGCCTACAAGTTCCCGCCGGCGCTGCAGACCTGGCTATGGCTAGCCTTCTTTGCCTCCTTTGCGGTGAAGATGCCGATGTGGCCGGTCCATACCTGGCTTCCGGATGCGCACGTTCAGGCACCGACGGCAGGCTCGGTGATCCTGGCCGGCGTACTCCTGAAGCTCGGCGGCTACGGTCTGATCCGCTTCTCGCTCGGCATGTTCCCTGTGGCGTCCGATTATTTCGCGCCGTTCGTCTTCGCCCTGTCGGTCATCGCCATCATCTATACCTCGCTGGTGGCGATGATGCAGGACGACATCAAGAAGCTGATCGCCTATTCCTCGGTGGCGCACATGGGCTACGTCACCATGGGCATTTTTGCCGCCAACATGCAGGGTGTCCAGGGCTCGATCTTCCAGATGCTCTCGCACGGCATCGTCTCCGGCGCGCTCTTCCTTTGCGTCGGCGTCGTCTATGACCGCACCCACACCCGCGAGATCAATGCCTATGGCGGCCTCGTCAACAACATGCCGAAATATGCGGTGGCGATGATGGTCTTCACCATGGCCAATGTCGGGCTTCCCGGCACCTCCGGTTTCATCGGCGAATTCCTGACGCTGATGGGCGTCTTCCGGGTCAATACCTGGGTCGCGCTCTTTGCCGCCACCGGCGTCATCCTCTCGGCCGCCTATGCGCTCTGGCTTTACCGCCGGGTGATCTTCGGCGCGCTGGAGAAGGAAAAGCTGAAGGCGCTGCTCGATCTTTCGCCCCGCGAGCAGCTGATCCTCTACCCGCTGGTCGCGCTGACCATCCTCTTCGGCGTCTACCCGGCTCCGGTCTTCGATGCGACGGCCGCCTCGGTGGATCTGCTGGTCAACAACTACACGGCCGCCGTGCACGCAGCGCAGAATGTTGCGCTGTCTATGAATTGA
- the nuoG gene encoding NADH-quinone oxidoreductase subunit NuoG, giving the protein MAKLKIDGNEIEVPDHFTLLQACEDAGAEVPRFCFHERLSVAGNCRMCLVEVKGGPPKPQASCAMSVRDIRGGPNGELPEVFTNTPMVKKAREGVMEFLLINHPLDCPICDQGGECDLQDQAMAFGIDTSRYQEDKRAVEDKYIGPLVKTVMNRCIHCTRCVRFTTEVAGISELGLIGRGEDAEITTYLEQAMTSELQGNVVDLCPVGALTSKPFAFTARPWELNKTESIDVMDAVGSAIRVDTRGREVMRILPRVNEAINEEWISDKSRFIWDGLKTQRLDRPYVRRDGRLQPATWAEAFGAIKAAVGATSGDKIGAIAGDLASVEEMYALSELVKSLGSTNLDCRQDGAALDPSLGRASYLFNPTISGIDQADALLIIGANPRFEAAILNARIRKRWRRGKFPVGVIGEPGELRYSYDYLGGGPDTLKDLVDGTHAFADVLKNAAKPMIIIGQGALSRTDGAGVLASAAKLAGSVGAVVEGWNGFAVLHTAASRVGGLDLGFVPGAKGVNAAEMLTAMDVLFLLGADELDFTAKKAKLTVYIGSHGDNGAHHADVILPAAAYTEKSGTWVNTEGRVQMGNRAGFAPGDAREDWAIIRALSDVLGKKLPFDSLSQLRVQLYAAFPHFAAIDEIAETDSAQIAAVAKKAGKMNKSGFASPVKDFYLTNPIARASAVMAECSALARNNFKVAAE; this is encoded by the coding sequence ATGGCAAAACTGAAGATTGACGGCAACGAGATCGAAGTTCCGGATCATTTCACGCTGTTGCAGGCGTGCGAGGATGCCGGTGCCGAGGTTCCGCGCTTCTGCTTCCATGAGCGCCTGTCGGTTGCCGGCAATTGCCGCATGTGCCTTGTCGAGGTGAAGGGCGGCCCGCCGAAGCCGCAGGCTTCCTGCGCCATGAGCGTGCGCGACATCCGCGGCGGCCCGAACGGCGAACTGCCCGAAGTCTTCACCAACACCCCGATGGTCAAGAAGGCCCGCGAAGGTGTGATGGAATTCCTGCTGATCAACCATCCGCTCGATTGCCCGATCTGCGACCAGGGCGGCGAATGCGACCTGCAGGACCAGGCGATGGCCTTCGGTATCGACACCTCGCGCTACCAGGAAGACAAGCGCGCCGTCGAGGACAAGTATATCGGCCCGCTGGTCAAGACGGTGATGAACCGCTGCATCCACTGCACGCGCTGCGTCCGCTTCACCACCGAGGTCGCCGGCATTTCCGAACTCGGCCTGATCGGCCGCGGCGAGGATGCCGAGATCACCACCTATCTCGAGCAGGCAATGACCTCCGAGCTGCAGGGCAACGTCGTCGATCTCTGCCCGGTCGGTGCGCTCACCTCCAAGCCCTTCGCCTTTACCGCGCGCCCATGGGAATTGAACAAGACCGAATCGATCGACGTCATGGACGCCGTCGGTTCGGCGATCCGTGTCGATACCCGCGGCCGTGAAGTCATGCGCATCCTGCCGCGCGTCAACGAGGCGATCAACGAGGAGTGGATCTCCGACAAGAGCCGCTTCATCTGGGACGGCTTGAAGACCCAGCGCCTCGACCGGCCTTACGTCCGCCGCGACGGCCGCCTGCAGCCGGCCACCTGGGCCGAAGCTTTCGGCGCCATCAAGGCCGCCGTCGGCGCCACCTCGGGCGACAAGATCGGCGCGATCGCAGGCGATCTTGCCTCCGTCGAGGAAATGTATGCGCTCTCCGAACTGGTGAAGTCGCTGGGGTCCACGAATCTCGACTGTCGCCAGGATGGGGCGGCACTCGATCCGTCGCTCGGCCGCGCAAGCTACCTCTTCAACCCGACCATCTCGGGCATCGACCAGGCCGATGCGCTGCTGATCATCGGCGCCAATCCGCGCTTCGAGGCGGCCATTCTCAATGCCCGCATCCGCAAGCGCTGGCGCCGCGGCAAGTTCCCGGTCGGCGTGATCGGCGAGCCGGGCGAACTGCGCTACAGCTATGACTATCTCGGCGGCGGTCCCGACACGCTGAAGGATTTGGTCGATGGCACCCACGCCTTCGCCGACGTGCTGAAGAACGCCGCCAAGCCGATGATCATCATCGGCCAGGGCGCGCTGTCGCGCACCGACGGCGCCGGCGTTCTCGCCAGTGCCGCCAAGCTTGCCGGTTCGGTCGGCGCGGTCGTCGAAGGCTGGAACGGCTTTGCCGTCCTGCATACCGCCGCCTCGCGCGTCGGCGGCCTCGACCTCGGCTTCGTGCCGGGCGCCAAGGGCGTCAACGCCGCCGAAATGCTGACGGCGATGGACGTGCTGTTCCTGCTCGGCGCCGACGAACTCGACTTCACCGCCAAGAAGGCCAAGCTCACCGTCTATATCGGCTCGCACGGCGATAACGGCGCCCATCATGCCGACGTCATCCTGCCGGCCGCAGCCTATACCGAAAAGTCCGGCACCTGGGTCAACACCGAAGGCCGCGTCCAGATGGGCAACCGCGCAGGCTTTGCGCCGGGTGACGCCCGCGAGGACTGGGCGATCATCCGCGCCCTTTCCGACGTGCTCGGCAAGAAGCTTCCCTTCGATTCGCTCAGCCAGTTGCGCGTGCAGCTCTATGCCGCTTTCCCGCATTTCGCCGCCATCGACGAGATCGCCGAAACCGATAGCGCCCAAATTGCCGCAGTTGCGAAAAAAGCCGGCAAGATGAACAAGTCAGGGTTTGCGTCGCCGGTGAAAGACTTCTATTTGACGAACCCGATAGCGCGTGCCTCGGCAGTGATGGCGGAGTGCTCGGCATTGGCCCGCAACAACTTCAAAGTCGCGGCAGAGTAA
- a CDS encoding NADH-quinone oxidoreductase subunit J: MGLQALFFYLFAFVAVASAFMVIWAKNPVHSVLFLILVFFNAAGLFLLLGAEFLAMILLVVYVGAVAVLFLFVVMMLDIDFTELRAGVLEYAPIGGLIGIILAAELIVVVGGSVISPEIAKSVAMPIPALSERTNTAALGDVLYTNYVYFFEIAGLVLLVAMIGAIVLTLRHRTNIKRQNIPRQVARTPATAVEVVSVKPGQGV; this comes from the coding sequence ATGGGTCTGCAGGCTCTATTTTTCTATCTTTTCGCCTTTGTCGCGGTGGCGTCGGCGTTCATGGTCATCTGGGCGAAGAACCCGGTTCACTCGGTTCTGTTCCTGATCCTGGTGTTCTTCAACGCGGCCGGCCTCTTCCTGCTGCTCGGTGCCGAATTCCTGGCGATGATCCTGCTCGTCGTCTATGTCGGCGCCGTCGCCGTGCTCTTCCTCTTCGTGGTGATGATGCTCGATATCGACTTCACCGAGCTCAGGGCAGGGGTTCTCGAATATGCGCCGATCGGCGGGCTGATCGGGATCATTCTCGCCGCCGAGCTGATCGTCGTCGTCGGCGGCAGCGTCATCTCGCCCGAGATCGCCAAATCCGTCGCCATGCCGATCCCGGCGCTCAGCGAGCGCACCAACACCGCCGCTCTCGGCGACGTGCTCTACACCAACTACGTCTATTTCTTCGAGATCGCCGGTCTGGTGCTGCTGGTCGCGATGATCGGCGCCATCGTCCTGACGCTCCGGCACCGCACCAACATCAAGCGGCAGAATATCCCGAGGCAGGTTGCCCGCACGCCCGCCACCGCCGTCGAGGTGGTGTCGGTCAAGCCCGGGCAGGGCGTCTAA
- the nuoK gene encoding NADH-quinone oxidoreductase subunit NuoK, whose amino-acid sequence MVIGLSHYLTVSAILFTLGVFGIFLNRKNVIVILMSVELILLSVNINMVAFSSFLNDIVGQVFALFILTVAAAEAAIGLAILVVFYRNRGSIAVEDVNMMKG is encoded by the coding sequence ATGGTCATCGGACTTTCCCACTACCTGACGGTCAGCGCCATCCTCTTCACGCTCGGCGTCTTCGGCATCTTCCTGAACCGGAAGAACGTCATCGTCATCCTGATGTCGGTCGAACTGATCCTGCTTTCCGTCAACATCAACATGGTCGCCTTCTCCTCCTTCCTGAACGACATCGTCGGCCAGGTCTTCGCGCTGTTCATCCTGACGGTCGCGGCTGCCGAAGCGGCGATCGGTCTTGCAATTCTCGTTGTCTTCTACCGCAACCGCGGCTCGATCGCGGTCGAAGACGTCAATATGATGAAGGGCTGA
- the nuoL gene encoding NADH-quinone oxidoreductase subunit L, with amino-acid sequence MFLYKAIVFLPLIGAIVAGLFGRAIGAKASEYVTSGLMIIAAILSWYVFFTVGMGHTEGGPIKVEVLRWIQSGGIDVSWSLRVDTLTSVMLIVVNTVSTLVHIYSIGYMHTDPHRPRFFAYLSLFTFAMLMLVTADNLAQMFFGWEGVGLASYLLIGFWFKKPSATAAAMKAFIVNRVGDFGFVLGIAGVFVLFGSINFDTIFANASNFAPHEGGGEAGEVILNLFGMQLDKAHALTGICLLLFMGAMGKSAQFLLHTWLPDAMEGPTPVSALIHAATMVTAGVFLVARMSPLFELSPDALTVVTVIGAITAFFAATVGLVQNDIKRVIAYSTCSQLGYMFVALGVGAYGAAIFHLFTHAFFKALLFLCAGSVIHAVDGEQDMRYMGGLRPHIKWTFRMMIIGTLAITGVGIPFTPIGLAGFFSKDVIIEATYASHSPVAGFAFSLLVIAALFTSFYSWRLIFMTFYGKPRASHEVMHHVHESPQVMLVPLYLLAIGAVLAGYFFEGRFYGEEYAEFWKGALFTGAENELVEEFHHVPALVALSPFIAMLLGFVTAWYMYIRSPQTPRVLARQHRVLYQFLLNKWYFDELYDFLFVRTAKALGRFLWKKGDVGVIDTYGPNGVAARVVAVTDRVVRLQTGYLYHYAFAMLIGIAALVTWMMLGSSF; translated from the coding sequence ATGTTCCTCTATAAGGCTATCGTCTTTCTTCCCTTGATCGGTGCGATCGTCGCCGGCCTGTTCGGCCGCGCCATCGGCGCCAAGGCTTCGGAATATGTCACCAGCGGCCTGATGATCATTGCCGCCATCCTCTCCTGGTACGTGTTCTTCACCGTCGGCATGGGCCATACCGAAGGCGGCCCGATCAAGGTCGAGGTGCTGCGCTGGATCCAGTCCGGCGGCATCGACGTCTCCTGGTCGCTGCGCGTGGATACGCTGACGTCAGTCATGCTGATCGTCGTCAACACGGTCTCGACGCTGGTTCACATCTATTCGATCGGTTACATGCATACCGATCCGCATCGCCCGCGTTTCTTCGCCTATCTCTCGCTCTTCACCTTCGCCATGCTGATGCTGGTGACCGCCGACAACCTGGCGCAGATGTTCTTCGGCTGGGAAGGTGTCGGTCTCGCCTCCTATCTGCTGATCGGCTTCTGGTTCAAGAAGCCCTCGGCAACGGCTGCGGCGATGAAGGCCTTCATCGTCAACCGCGTCGGCGACTTCGGCTTCGTGCTTGGCATTGCCGGCGTTTTCGTGCTGTTCGGCTCGATCAACTTCGACACGATCTTCGCCAATGCCTCGAACTTCGCCCCGCATGAAGGCGGCGGCGAGGCTGGTGAAGTGATCCTCAACCTCTTCGGCATGCAGCTCGACAAGGCGCATGCGCTGACTGGCATCTGCCTGCTGCTGTTCATGGGCGCCATGGGCAAGTCGGCGCAGTTCCTGCTGCACACCTGGCTGCCCGACGCCATGGAAGGCCCGACCCCGGTCTCGGCCCTCATCCATGCCGCCACCATGGTCACCGCCGGCGTCTTCCTCGTCGCCCGCATGTCGCCGCTCTTCGAACTGTCGCCGGATGCACTGACCGTCGTCACCGTGATCGGCGCGATCACCGCCTTCTTCGCGGCGACCGTCGGCCTGGTGCAGAACGACATCAAGCGCGTCATCGCCTACTCCACCTGCTCGCAGCTCGGCTACATGTTCGTGGCGCTCGGAGTAGGGGCCTATGGCGCGGCGATCTTCCACCTGTTCACGCATGCCTTCTTCAAGGCGCTGCTCTTCCTCTGCGCCGGCTCGGTCATCCATGCCGTCGATGGCGAGCAGGACATGCGCTACATGGGCGGCCTCAGGCCGCACATCAAGTGGACGTTCCGCATGATGATCATCGGCACGCTGGCGATCACCGGCGTCGGCATTCCCTTTACGCCGATCGGCCTTGCCGGCTTCTTCTCCAAGGACGTGATCATCGAGGCGACCTATGCTTCGCATTCGCCGGTGGCAGGCTTTGCCTTCTCGCTGCTGGTGATCGCCGCGCTCTTCACGAGCTTCTATTCCTGGCGTCTGATCTTCATGACCTTCTACGGCAAGCCGCGCGCTTCGCACGAGGTGATGCACCATGTCCACGAGTCGCCGCAGGTCATGCTGGTGCCGCTCTATCTCCTGGCGATCGGCGCGGTCCTTGCCGGCTATTTCTTCGAAGGCCGCTTCTACGGCGAGGAATATGCCGAGTTCTGGAAGGGGGCGCTCTTCACCGGCGCTGAGAACGAACTCGTCGAAGAGTTCCACCACGTGCCGGCGCTGGTCGCCCTGAGCCCCTTCATCGCCATGCTGCTCGGCTTCGTCACCGCCTGGTACATGTATATCCGCTCGCCGCAGACGCCGCGCGTCCTCGCCAGGCAGCACCGCGTCCTCTACCAGTTCCTGCTGAACAAGTGGTATTTCGACGAGCTCTACGACTTCCTCTTCGTCCGCACAGCCAAGGCGCTCGGCCGCTTCCTGTGGAAGAAGGGTGATGTCGGCGTCATCGACACCTATGGCCCGAATGGCGTGGCGGCCCGCGTCGTCGCCGTCACCGACCGCGTCGTCCGCCTGCAGACCGGTTACCTCTATCACTACGCCTTCGCCATGCTGATCGGCATTGCGGCGCTCGTTACCTGGATGATGCTCGGGAGTTCCTTCTGA